A region from the Aphis gossypii isolate Hap1 chromosome 1, ASM2018417v2, whole genome shotgun sequence genome encodes:
- the LOC114128733 gene encoding myocyte-specific enhancer factor 2-like, with amino-acid sequence MGRKKIQISRITDERNRQVTFNKRKFGVMKKAYELSVLCDCEIALIIFSSSNKLYQYASTDMDKVLLKYTEYNEPHESLTNKNIIEQLNKKELKGGALSPESPDESCDGTQGPYQLTPRTEAKYSKIDEEFQLLMQHQRMARNNVSANYSLPTTMPVNNMYNDSGNLQLQHNASPRPPSSSDADSVYPPGSMLEMSNGYQASSSPALVNSPSSPGQLVMSPSPTPKALNASNRATPPPRHHSPRPNLRIVMPNAPSHHEDNNANSINTPTVSLNTPVVALHTPGLGGSYHGIFTDLTSTDMGLSSALNWSNQLAHNSGMSHLGVPNSSPPSSPSPNSVRIKSEPNSPPHLHHHTSSATSGTAPNTVVSHSISHLSLPHAHTSIPSHHLSVTERFILGGQLPSNQSLVDSRHDFEGGPPPKRLRDTWPT; translated from the exons gttACCTTTAACAAGAGAAAATTTGGCGTAATGAAAAAAGCATATGAACTGAGTGTGTTATGTGATTGTGAAATTGCTCTAATCATATTCAGCAGctctaataaattgtatcaatatGCTAGTACAGACATGGATAAAGTGTTGCTCAAATATACAGAGTACAACGAACCTCATGAATCACTCAccaataagaatattatcgaa cAATTGAACAAAAAAGAACTTAAGGGTGGTGCATTGAGCCCCGAGAGCCCAGATGAAAGTTGTGATGGTACACAAGGACCATATCAACTTACGCCCAGAACTGAAGCTAAATACAGTAAAATCGATGAAGAGTTTCAGTTATTAATGCAACATCAAAGAATGGCgaga aataatgtaAGTGCTAACTATTCACTTCCCACTACTATGCCTGTAAACAACATGTATAATGACTCTGGGAATTTACAACTGCAACACAACGCTAGCCCAAGACCTCCGTCTTCATCTGATGCTGATTCcg tttacCCTCCTGGTAGTATGTTGGAAATGAGTAATGGATACCAAGCATCGTCATCGCCTGCACTAGTCAATTCACCTTCTTCTCCGGGACAACTAGTCATGTCACCATCGCCTACGCCCAAAGCCTTAAATGCTTCTAATAGAGCTACTCCACCGCCTAGACATCATTCACCTAGACCCAATTTGCGTATAGTCATGCCCAATGCTCCTAGTCATCACgaagataataat gCAAACTCTATTAACACACCAACTGTCTCTCTAAACACACCAGTTGTAGCGCTTCATACACCTGGATTGGGTGGTTCGTATCATGGGATTTTTACTGATCTTACATCTACTGACATGGGTCTTTCATCAGCATTGAATTGGTCTAATCAACTAGCACACAAcag TGGAATGTCTCACCTAGGAGTACCTAATTCATCACCGCCTTCTTCACCATCACCAAATTCCGTCCGCATTAAAAGCGAGCCTAACTCACCACCACATTTACATCACCATACGTCTTCAGCAACCTCTGGAACAGCACCTAACACTGTTGTTTCGCATTCTATAAGTCATTTATCTTTACCACATGCTCACACTTCAATACCGTCCCATCACTTGTCAGTCACTG AACGTTTTATACTAGGCGGACAGTTGCCCAGTAACCAGAGCTTAGTAGATTCAAGACATGACTTTGAAGGAGGACCACCACCAAAAAGATTGCGTGATACTTGGCCAACATGA